The following is a genomic window from Anas acuta chromosome 3, bAnaAcu1.1, whole genome shotgun sequence.
GATGAGTCAGTAACAGGGGTGCTCGTGTAgaaaaggcaagtcctgcctcaGCATGTGTTAATTAGGTGCCAGGAAAAAAGTAGATTACTTCTCCCCATGAAGTCTCAGCCACTGGTTCAGTTTGCAGCAGTTCACCACAGGAATAGTGTGGGTAGCCTTGGAAGAACCTCCAGTGAAACAAGAATAACAATAATTGGGCATCTGCAAAATGaatatgaagagaaaatgaagagaaaaagatcaAATTCCTCTAGAAAGGAGAGAGGACATGTAAGCCTGTGAGAAAGGCTGCTAATAAATGTCATAACTTAATCTGTGGGAAGCTTTGTTTAGTTACAGGATGTAAAgcagtgaaagaggaaaatcattgttgtttttttttaattaaaaaacaagctaTGCTTATTTCTGGCTAGTCTGTGTATTCTTGATCTTGAGTTAGATTAGGGTGGGAGGGGAAGTTGTACAGCAGGTGGGTGAGAGGACATCCCTTCCAAGAGCTTCTGTGttttgcagattttcttctgcagcGTTATGCTGCGTCCTTCctagcagctgctgcagcacgtgCCGTTAAGTACAGTGCTTTGCAATGATGCTGGTTTGTAATAACAGGCTTTCCACTCCTCCACGTTACAGATGCTGGCAAAACTGGCCTGTGGGTTAAACAAGCCCAACCGCCAGACACTGGTACCTTCACGATCTGTCCCGCAGCTCTTCAGCCAGATGCCCGTCAGCAACATGTaagtgctggggagctgcctgcagcttgGGGCTTGGGCTGAGCTGGTCTGTGGCGAGAGTGTGTGCTTGAAATGCCGGTGCTGTGCTTCCACAATCCAGATTTTTATCAGGAAGAGGGCCCTGATTGTCTTCATTGCTGGGGTACGtgtctgtgggttttgttgttgcttgcGTAAGGAGAACCAAAGTGACTTGGGGGTAGTAAACGGTTCCTGGCTGCCTCAACAGAGAGCAATTTCATCTCAATTTATATCAGCCAGCAAAGGCTTTCATCCACAGTAACCACTCACCAGCGTGTGTAAGAGGGAGAGGAAATCCTGCTAGGAATCCCTCACAGCTGTGCGTGGCAGTTCAAGAGGAGCATGCTGGGGAGTCGAAGCCCTGCCAGTGAAGGAACCACACCTGAAGAGCTCAGCAGCATCTTCTGGGCAGCCTTTCCCTGGGAAGAGCTGTCCCCAAAACGACTGCTGGGATGCACAGGTgtaaggcagcagcagccctgggcaaGGGGACCAGAGCTGTGCCCCGGTGCGAGTGACAGAGCCATGCTCCCAGAAAGCAGTTCTGGTTTTATTCTGCACACACCAGTGCTGTTCCTTGTGTGGGGAagtgtcaccagccccactgctctGGAGGAATGTCACCGGTGTCCAGGCGTGCAGTGGCTTTCTGCCTTCGGTGTGTCACTGGTGATGGAAAAATGTTGGGGGGAAGGGTCCCGTCCATGTAGAAAGGAAGCAGGGAGCCCGTGAGGTGTTCTTCAGGGCATAGTTTGGGATCATCTTCCGAAGATGGATCTGAGAGAGGCACTGAAACTGGGTGAGAGAAGGAGCAATTCCCACTTCATCTCTTACGCATTCCTCTATTGTGAGCAGAAGACTTGTTATGTACCAAGTGTTCCCTTTTGTCCTCCTAACTTCTGGTTGccctgaacagcagcagcttttgctgCACAAAGGCTCACTGTAGTTGTCCCCACggtgtttcatttccttttcttgtctCTGCTGTAGCCGTAACCTGGGGGGCAAGCTCGGTGCTGCCATCATGGACATCCTGGAAGTGGAGTACATTGGGGAGGTGGCGCAGTTCAGCGAGATGGAGCTCCAGACTCACTTTGGAGACAAGACAGGGTAAGGAGGTACCGCTTGCTGCCGTTTGGCTCTTGGCAGGAACCGAGACTTCCTTCTGACTGTAGGTTGTTCTGGAGCGGTTCGGAAGCTTGGGAGGCAAAAATGCAGTGAGATCTTTGAGGGGGCAGAAGCAGTGGTGCAGCAGGCCCACAAACAGGCTTCTGGGCTTGCCCTCTCCCTGACGCCCTCACCAAGACAACGTTTTGCCTGTCACCAgctcctctgccctgctccatgGTTACATTTTCCGTTGGCTGCCTTTACCTCGTGCTTCCTCTGGCTTTCAGGTCCTGGCTCTATGACTTGTGCAGAGGAATTGATGACGAACCTGTCAAAAATCGGCACTTGCCCCTGTCCATTGGCTGCAGCAAGAACTTCCCTGGGAAGACAGCCCTGGCCACGCAGAAGGAGGTAGGAGAAGCCCAcatctggcaaaaaaaaaaaaaaaaaaaaaagcttggccTTTGGACCAGGGaataaaagaacattaaaagcAGAAACTAGCTAGCaaaaacagtgcttttctgTGTCACAGTGCCCTGAAACCTGAGCCAGGGACCTGGTAGGAGGGAGTGATTTAGGTCCCATGAATTAGAGAAATCTCTTGTTGACAGAGTTGCATTGACAAACTCTTCCACAAAAAGGTCCAGCCATGTCGTTTCCATGAGCAAAATAGGCTTGTGCTGTTCAAAAGGTATTCATGGTGCCAAACTTCCAGGGCTGGTTGCTAGAAAGAAGGTAATTAGCCCAAAGAAAGAGGGAGGAGGCACCTTCCATGTGTTCTGGGGAGGGCTTTGCTCTGGCCTGGTGGCAGCGCTGTCAGCGTGGGCCCAatcctgttgttgttttgtccaGGTGCAACactggctcctgcagctggcCTTGGAGCTGGAATCCAGACTGATCCAAGACAGGAATCAGGTAAGGAGTGGACAGCAGCCTTCCTGCTGTGCCTGAGGAGGCCAGGCCTTCGGGAAGCCACGGGGTGCTGtctgcaggaggctggtggtggtgggaggaGGGTCTGCCTGTTCTCAGGTGTTCTCCTGTGCTGAGGTGCTGCAAAAAGGTGTGTGAGAGTCTGGCCAGCAAGGATGGCTCTGTCCTAGAACGCTGCAGGGCTAAGGCTGGTCCTTAAAGCCTGCTGCATCCTCATCCTGCCTTGCTGCAGCTTGCAAGCCCTTTGCTGTCCCGTGTCACATCCCTGGGAGATCAGGCTGGGCAGGACAAGCTGCTGTTTGTCACCCAGCATCAGAAGTAACTGATAGAGGGCTCCGGGCAGCGAGGCCGTCTCTGGAGCCATTCCTGCTCTTCCCTGTAGATGTCGCTTGCAACTCAGCTGTGCCTTCTCTTCCCAGAACCACCGAGTGGCCAAGCAGCTCATGGTGGTCATCCGCATGCAGGGAGACACCCGGCTGTCCCGCTTCTGCGCCATCACCCGCTACGATGCCCAGAAGATCTACAGCGATGCCTTCGCCCTCATCCAAAACTGCAACATGGCTGGGGCTCACCAGGCAGCCTGGTGAGTGGGGGAGGAAAAGATTCGTGTCCATTCGTGTCCCTCCTGCCCTCTGTCTTTGACTTGAGGTCTCACCGCAGCTCCAGCCTGTGGTGGGCTGGcagtgcaggctggcagctcgCTAcccctgctccagtgcctggttgctttttttcttggggGAAATGCTGTTCTGGGAAACTTTCTGCTCTGCCCAACCCAGCCTGCTGTGTCCGTGAGGCTGTGTTGCAGAGATAGCAATTCTCACAGGAAACCTCCTTCCCACCCCGTGCCAGATACTCCGACTAAGCTCTTCTGCAagtttccctccctcccctgcctgtGAACGTTTTATGTTGCTTGAAGCCTTACCTCAAAGGGCGTTTTGCTTCCCAGGATGGTGTCTGAGTGGCTGTTGTTCTGTCCCTTGCAGGTCTCCGCCGCTCATATCCGTGTTTCTCTCAGCCAGCAAGTTCTCGGAGGCCACCACGCACCTTTCTGCGGGCATCGCCGCCTTCCTGACAAGTGACACCCAGCCTGATGGCACTGACACTGCGAAGGCCACGTCTGGCAGGGGGCCCATGGTCAAGTTTTTCAGGAGCCCAAGCAAAGAGCACAGGCAGAAGCCAGCTAACGCTATTGAGTCCTTCTtccagaaggcagcagaaaagcGGCAGTcgcaggcagcagcaagcagcctgcCAGCTGCTACCAGCTCCTCAGAGCACCcgcagggagctgctgttggatTTACTTCTGAGCAGCGTGATCTGGAGTCCCCCGTGAAGCAGAATCCCAAAGATGGGAGCCCTTCTCCGAGCAAGAGGCTTCTTCCCTGTGAGCCGCTGCTGTCTGATGCCACGCAGACGCCCTCCACCCCACCCAGCTCCAGGATGCTTCGCAGATCGGAGCCAGCTGAGGAAGGCAACGAGCAGAACTTGCCTCCCTCTCCCgagctccccctgctccctcctgcctcgCCGGGTGACCAGCAGCGCTGTGAGAAGTGCGGCCAGCACGTGCTGGTGTGGGAGCTCCCGGAGCACATGGACTACCACTTCGCTGTGGAGCTGCAAAGCTCCTTCCTGGAGGCCAGCTTCCCCACGGCTCCgcctgcagctgccagctctCCTGCCAAGGCAAAGAACAAGCCCAAGACTCCGGCAGGATCTAGTGCAAAGCGCCCTAGGGAAGGCGTGACAAGAACtttagattttttctttaaacgCTTGCCTCCTTAACATCCAGCCGGGCTGGGAGTTTTTAGATAATTGCCGTTTTTAAATACGGTTATTAGATTTTATCCTGCCTTGCCAGGTTTTAATGCGGGGAAGTCTAATAAATTATCTCTACCCCAAGTCTAAGAGGAACTGGAACTGATGAATAGCGTGTGGTGCAGGATGTACCCAGCTTCCCAAATTGCTCagctgggctggtggcagctTGCTTGCCTCTGCATCATCCTCACATCTTGCTCTTGCTTTTCCATGGGATGGGAACGGGGGCTCCCAACACTGTAACAGCAGGTGCTGGGAGCACAGTGGCTCATCCTAGGGCATCTCCAGCCAAGACCAGGCCTGAACCCCAACCCAGTCACTTCAGAGGAAGCCTTCACCTCATGATTTTCTCCCCTGGCTGCAGTTGCAGGCCTTGCCCTTACTGTATTTTATGTACAGTAGCTTAGTCTGATGGTTACATCTCCCTTCTCTACTCAGGAgagcaacacttttttttttattccaccaaaatgcattttccactGCATGGTTTCTTCTACAGAGgggctttttttaaaatatacactCTGACAACTCTCTCTATGTAGTACTTGAGTGCATGATGCTTATCACCAGCTGCTTACCACCCAGGAAaggctgctccctgctttgaggaggctggagcagcagggtCATGCTTTCAGTGGGCTTTTTGAAGTCTCAATGCTAGTTCTAGGTAATTGTCATTGATGCATATGCCCAAATCCTAATGCCAGGGAGGGGGAAGCAGGCTAGTCACACAGGCTGTTGACAGTGCAACCACAATTCTCCTCCTTACAGGCTCTGGGTGATAGCGCACACAGCTCCATTAGAGGTatctgctttggttttggttggCAGAACAACTTGTTCTGCTCTCTGGGCCACGGTTCACACATGAGAGCCTCCCCAAAAAGGCAAGGGAGCTGAGACAGCTGAATATCCTACATGGAAACTGCGGGCACAGAGAAGGGGAGAtgccctgcagggcaggagatGCGCTCAGGGCTCAGCTCTTCCAGCTGTGCAGCCGCAAGGGTTTGGCTCCAGGCAGGGGGAGGGAACTCGCCACGTCAAAGCAGCGCCGGGTGGGGGCTGGAAACTTTGCAGAGGGTTTCGTCAGCTGCAGCCTTCCCCTCCTTCAGCAGGGGGAGAGCCTTTTGGGCAGCAGCTGATGCAAAGCGCAGCTGTCCTTGCACGCTGTCGTTTCCTCGTTTCTGTGGGGCACCACCCTGCTCGTACCGCCGAGCTGCTCTCCCTCCACCAACTTGGCAGCTGTCACCAAGTTTTGAGAAGCTCAGGGCACAGCCCGTGCTTGTGCCTGCAGTCACGAGAAGGAATTACAGCGTCCCTCCCCTTAATGACAGCCCTCACGCTGCGAAGTGACAGGTTCCCTGAAGTCCCCGTGTGTAAAGGGAAACAGCAACCAGTCGGGTAGGGTTGTCTCACGTTCCTGAGCCGGCAGCACACCTCACATCCTAAATGTCTGGCCGGACCGGCCTCAGCAGGTGCCACTGCCTGCCACAAAACCACGCAGAGAGCAGGCACAGCCCTTCAGTGCCGTGTCACCTCCATGGGCAGCCCTCCTGTCCCTGCTCGTCCCCAGGGAACGACGTGTTCTCATGGGCGGCGCTGGCAAACCCCTTGATAAGGCTGacactattttaaaaacaagccgGGGCTTAGGTCTGTGCCCTAGAAAGCATCCCTTGAACCAGGCTGGGAGGGAATGCGTGACCgtgaggaagcagcagccagaagtGCTGTGCTCAGGGTGACGTGGCCACCCCGGGCTCGCTCAGATAAGCCGGGAGGGCAAGGCTGTAAACAGCAGCCCCACCACGCCACGGGATTTATAGGGCTGAGTGCAGGAAGCTTAGGAAGGGGTGACCCAGCACCCTGGCAGCAGGACAAGAGCCCGCCTTTGCTCCTTGCACGACTCCAGCCACCTCaataaaacatctttattcTGTACAGTGATATCTCGGTGCTGGGGGACACGGCTGCCACCAGCTGGCATCACCCCCCCGTACAGGGCAGCTTTCTAGCACCAAATGGACGTGCTGAAGGGCTGGTGCTCGTGGCTGACCCCCACGATTTAACagtcagcagcaaaaccagaagcTTATGTACAGCTCggcagcccctgctgcacccTCCAGGCTCAGAGGGGCCCGGAGGAGCTGCGTGACAGCGAGTGaaaaccagaagtgccccacTTTTCGTGCCCAGAGTCCTCGCTGGCAGCACCAGCTTTCCTCTCGCAGCACGCCCCAGtggcaaggggaaaaaaaaataaagtctttcttgaggagaaaaagaaagcaattccCGTCGCTATCAAATCACAGCCACACAGAAGTCACCTTGGTGTTAGCGAGGCTGCCTGCCCCCACACATTAAGGCAAGCGTGTGAGGAGCAGCGAGCTGCAAACCGCTGCGGCCAACGCGCTGACGGCACCGAACGGCCACAAAAACAACCTGCCCGTGCCAGCACAGGGCCCGGGCCCCGCTCTGCACCACcacacagcctcctgctctgctgctgcgaGGAGCAGACCCGAGTGCAAACGTCCTGCACCACCCACAGCTTCCTCAGAGTCTGAAAGTGGGATGCTGATGGAGTGCACGGGGACAGGACGGGACAGGGCGCCCGCCCGACAGTCAGGCACTCGGCTTGGAGTGATGCAAAACCAACAGACGAAGGGACACACCGCAGATTAAAAGCCAACCAGGGTTAAAACGGTGAAAAAGGGTCCTGAATGCGTTTCGAGAGGTTCGAGCAGGGCCTCTTCCATCCCCTCGGCCCGGAGGGATGTGCTGCGGGGTGACCCGAGGAAGTGCTGCGTTAATTAACCCAGAGCTCGGAGAGCTGGAGTGGGGCCAGATCCCGTATGCAAGGTGGGAAAACATCCCTTCACTGCTCGTCTCCCAGGGTTCTGCTCCTCCCAACCAGTAATTTCCAAACAGTAAACAAAGCCAGAACTTGCCTGCCCAGGTCTGCAGGTGCCTCTGATCTATTCTGAGGGAGGGCAGGGTAATGAAAGCGGCAGGCAATGCGGAGAAAGTGCTCAGATTGCCCCTCGTATGGCACTGAAGGCAAGAAACTCTCCGAGGCTCCATCTCCCAGCGTGGAGCAGGGCCACCCCTGCCAGAACcggacagcagcagctccaggcaccACTCGGAGAGCCACGGGAGCTTCCATCCTTCTCCCTGGCCGTCGGTGAGCGGAGATCTCCCTGACCTCGTGGTAGTCAGAA
Proteins encoded in this region:
- the POLH gene encoding DNA polymerase eta; this encodes MSRGRERVVALVDMDCFFMQVEQRFDPQLRGRPCAVVQYNKWQGGGIIAVSYEARSFGVARGMWASEARALCPELLLARVPEARGKADLSRYREASAEVMEVLSRFAAIERASIDEAYLDLTGSARDRLRELRGRPLAAQLLPTTFVQGLPASTDPQHAAKEELRELGVQEWLASLSFDDPDCPDLQLTMGAVIVEEMRVAVEKATGFRCSAGISHNKMLAKLACGLNKPNRQTLVPSRSVPQLFSQMPVSNIRNLGGKLGAAIMDILEVEYIGEVAQFSEMELQTHFGDKTGSWLYDLCRGIDDEPVKNRHLPLSIGCSKNFPGKTALATQKEVQHWLLQLALELESRLIQDRNQNHRVAKQLMVVIRMQGDTRLSRFCAITRYDAQKIYSDAFALIQNCNMAGAHQAAWSPPLISVFLSASKFSEATTHLSAGIAAFLTSDTQPDGTDTAKATSGRGPMVKFFRSPSKEHRQKPANAIESFFQKAAEKRQSQAAASSLPAATSSSEHPQGAAVGFTSEQRDLESPVKQNPKDGSPSPSKRLLPCEPLLSDATQTPSTPPSSRMLRRSEPAEEGNEQNLPPSPELPLLPPASPGDQQRCEKCGQHVLVWELPEHMDYHFAVELQSSFLEASFPTAPPAAASSPAKAKNKPKTPAGSSAKRPREGVTRTLDFFFKRLPP